The window TATCCTTTAGACAGAGAAGGTTCGGGTGGTTCACGCTCATCAATAAGCCAATCTCTTTTTGAAAAGATTCATCCCGTGCTTTCTGCGAATCTCCCAAACGCTTTTCGAAGATCTTGACCGCATACTTTTTGCCGTTGACCTGTTCGTAGCAGATGTAGACAGTGGCAAAGTGGCCTTTTCCGAGCTTTCTGTCCTTCCGATACTGCTGATGGAAGCCATTTGTACCTCGTGAGCGAGGATAACGGAAGACAAACCGCGACTCGCCCCTGATTGAAACCTCGTCCCCGTCTTCGAGCTCACGGTGTTTGTTACGCCCGACAAGGGCGTCGTTGACGTATGTCCCGTTGCTGGAGAGATCCTCCACAACAGCCACTATGTCGCCATCCTTCTTTTCtaagaagaggaggaagtgACgattggagatggtggaaaTATTGATGACCAAATCTAAAAACGGTTGGCTGTCGGTTCTCCAGAGCATACATAGCCAAACACGTGTACCTACCACATTCGGGGTGACGGCCAACCAAGTAGCCGCTCGGCGGTTGGCCGTTCTTTTGCTTGCGAGACGGCTCTCTTCCCAAGCGTTGGGACGGCTTGCCGGACTTGTCTTTTGTCGCGTTGGGATCCCGGTTCTCGCAACTGGTACGCTTCTTCAAAACAAGCGAATTCTCGACCGTGTCATCGAGGGGAAGCAGATAACCCCAGACTCCTTCCGCATTCTCGTCGTCCACTTCATCCGCAAAGGCCCTTGGCGGATACACGTATTGTGAAAACGCCTGCGTATCTCCGGGCGGCGAGGAAGTGGAATGCGGCAGTTCTATGTTGGGCGTTCGCTGACGAGCGGTCTTTGCGCTCGCGGGGGGAGTGGCCGTCACTTCCTTTTGATTCGTCAATGGTGTCGGCAGGTATTGATGGTCAATCGGGGTCTCGTGGGGATGGGTTTGGCTAGAGATCCTCTGGGAGCGCCGGGGTTTCTTTTGGTCCGAATCCAAATCTGCGCTTGCCTGTGACATTTGGAGGGAGTGAGTAGGATGAATCGAGACGAAGAGTCCCGGGTTGGTCGTAGTACTCACCCTGCCCCGCTTGTGCGAGCTTTTCTCGTTGCGAGGGCCCATGATTTCTGGGGTGGTCATGGAGGCGCCGCAGGCAACGAGGCTGTCTGGAGGGGGTTGGCTACCTAGCGGCGCAGTCACGACAAGCgctgcggcgcagctgcaTGAATGACAAGAAAATAATCGAACCAGTCCGAGCACTGCACAATGGGGATGTGGTCGAAGGGTGTGTGGCTGGAAGGGACAAATGAGAGCGAAGGAAAGAGAGTCTGGAGAGAATAGGACGCAATGAGGCTCAACAAACCAAAGTGAGACAATCAATCACATAGAGCTAAGTAAGCTAGCACACCACCTCACCTGAGCTTGCCAGATTTGAATACTATGATCCAATAATAAGACGAATAGGAAGCTCCTATAATACAATCATATAGACCATCATCAAATACTCCGATCAACCGCATGCCCGGTCCACAGCTGCTGTCGGACCTAGGGTTCGTTCGCTCGACACGTGCAATCCCCTGAAATCgttcctttcttccccggaCTTTTTCCTTCCAAACACCAACCACTTCGGCCCCCCTTTCCGCCTCATTCAATAATGGACGGGTATGCTTCCCTTGTCCGTTCGGTTGTTTGCTACTGACTGACCAAATCAGGGTTGCTGCCGGTATCAGGCGTTCTGCCCTAGAGAAGCTCGCGACCTTGGCCGTCAACTCGCCTGCCCGCGATGGTTCCGAACTGGAGCGCCTCGCCCAGCAGTCGCGCCCGACCCGCCAGGATGGGGCTCTCAATGGCGTCTTGCGCGAAAAAGCTCCAGCATCCCGAGTACCAATGGTGTGTGCGCCTGACTGGAACTCTCACTAGGCGAAACTGACATCATCAGGGAATCCGGGAACTCGATGTCCTTCTCGCCCTCAGCAAAGCCGCCTCATCGGTGAACGAGCCCGAACACGCCTCGCGACTGTCCTTTCAGCTCTCGCAATACTTGCCCGAATCCCACAGCCAGCTGTTTCGGCCGTCCCCCTTCCTCCAGAGCGTCAAGCCGTCCCCTTCCGAGGCTCTCACTCATAACCTGACTCTCGGTCTTCTGTCATTGGCCACCAGACACCAGTCTCTGCGGAAGATAGCCGTGGACGCAGCCAATGCGTATCTGAACAATTGCGCGGCGGCGATCAAGGCCGCCACGCCCTTCTCATATTCGAAATCCGAGTCCGGCGGGAAGGGTGTTGTGCACGAGTCTATGACAATATTGTCGGTTGCAGTCTCTTTGGTTGGCTTTTTGGATGCCGCGTCAAAGTTCACCAGTGTCTGGAATGCCATTGAGAAGCTCCAGATCGTCGATCACATGCGGACCATGTTGTCCGAGTCGTTCATGATTGCAATCGAGAcggcttcctccaccatccGGAACACGAGTTCCGCTGACAATGCCTTTAAGAACTGGAGAAAGTACACCAGACGATATGCCGCCCGCGGTCGCCCGCTGG of the Penicillium psychrofluorescens genome assembly, chromosome: 1 genome contains:
- a CDS encoding uncharacterized protein (ID:PFLUO_001981-T1.cds;~source:funannotate), which translates into the protein MTTPEIMGPRNEKSSHKRGRASADLDSDQKKPRRSQRISSQTHPHETPIDHQYLPTPLTNQKEVTATPPASAKTARQRTPNIELPHSTSSPPGDTQAFSQYVYPPRAFADEVDDENAEGVWGYLLPLDDTVENSLVLKKRTSCENRDPNATKDKSGKPSQRLGREPSRKQKNGQPPSGYLVGRHPECDLVINISTISNRHFLLFLEKKDGDIVAVVEDLSSNGTYVNDALVGRNKHRELEDGDEVSIRGESRFVFRYPRSRGTNGFHQQYRKDRKLGKGHFATVYICYEQVNGKKYAVKIFEKRLGDSQKARDESFQKEIGLLMSVNHPNLLCLKDTFDEADGAYLVLELANEGELFNLIINKQKLSEAETRRIFRQLFDGLKYLHDRGIVHRDIKPENILLSSSADNKQMIAKLGDFGLAKIIGEDSFTTTLCGTPSYVAPEILRPGDHRRYTKGVDVWSLGVVLYICLCGFPPFSDELATDENPYSLAQQIKMGRFDYPSPYWDSVGDPALDLIDRMLTVDADKRITVDECLEHPWLTGDNLSLTDSTDGLTGALGKLDFSKRKVQRERTMLSSVNDVNYSEHAEGGSTPVKVFHKNEAGKRVHNRPAKKREASPSGTRAPHDFINLGQHGDPALYDDEPSSRYR